Proteins encoded together in one Papaver somniferum cultivar HN1 unplaced genomic scaffold, ASM357369v1 unplaced-scaffold_21, whole genome shotgun sequence window:
- the LOC113339230 gene encoding uncharacterized protein LOC113339230 — MVGTLKKFSSSKVSNCVKFVCSYGGRILPRHPDGKLRYSGGETRLLSLDRDSISFSELMVKLCEMCGYSSVSLRCQLPGEDLDALVSVKSHEDLISIMEEYDLAEKKSSSPLKIKAFLFPSKSIKNMISPPVSVSSSSSSSVAAGKYSPPSSATSSPVSNQSVINPYYQHLLHNQVSSSSVPVGFPNLHPQAVPHGPYYYPRCIPPHQGSPRQVYLVHHGNHWQY; from the exons ATGGTGGGAACTCTTAAGAAATTCTCAAGCAGTAAAGTCAGTAACTGTGTTAAGTTTGTTTGTAGCTACGGAGGAAGGATTCTCCCCCGTCATCCTGATGGAAAACTTCGTTATAGTGGTGGAGAAACTCGTCTTCTATCTCTCGACCGcgattccatttctttttcag AATTAATGGTGAAGCTGTGTGAAATGTGTGGATACTCATCAGTGAGTTTGAGGTGTCAGTTACCGGGTGAAGATCTTGATGCCTTGGTATCCGTTAAATCCCATGAAGACCTTATTAGTATCATGGAAGAATATGATTTAGCAGAGAAGAAATCAAGTAGTCCGTTAAAAATAAAGGCATTTCTATTTCCgtcaaaatcaattaaaaacatgATTTCTCCACcagtttcagtttcttcttcttcttcatcatctgtaGCTGCTGGAAAATACTCACCGCCATCATCAGCAACATCATCTCCAGTTAGCAATCAATCTGTTATTAATCCTtattatcagcatcttcttcatAATCAGGTCTCTAGTTCATCAGTACCGGTGGGATTTCCAAATTTACATCCACAAGCAGTACCACATGGTCCTTATTATTACCCCCGCTGTATTCCTCCACATCAAGGAAGTCCTAGACAAGTCTATCTTGTCCATCATGGAAATCATTGGCAATATTAA